From a single Pseudoalteromonas nigrifaciens genomic region:
- a CDS encoding TniB family NTP-binding protein gives MNVLTEIQIEQLYNFSDCIVMHPQIKTIFNDFDELRLNRKFQTDQQCMLLIGDTGVGKSHTINHYKKRVLATQNYSRNTMPVLISRISRGKGLDATLIQMLADLELFGSSQIKKRGYKTDLTKKLVESLIKAQVELLIINEFQELIEFKSVQERQQIANGLKFISEEAKVPIVLVGMPWAAKIAEEPQWASRLVRKRKLEYFSLKNDSKYFRQYLMGLAKKMPFDAPPKLESRHTATALFAACRGENRALKHLLLEALKLALSCDEYLENKHLITAYKKFDFFNDKEKLKLKNPFKQDIKDIEIYEVIKNSSYNPNALDPEDMLTGRKFAIEK, from the coding sequence ATGAATGTCTTAACAGAAATACAGATAGAACAGTTGTACAACTTTAGCGATTGCATCGTTATGCACCCGCAAATTAAAACAATTTTTAATGACTTTGATGAATTGAGATTAAACCGTAAATTCCAAACAGACCAACAGTGTATGCTATTAATTGGTGATACAGGAGTTGGAAAAAGCCATACCATTAATCACTATAAAAAAAGAGTTCTAGCTACACAGAATTATAGCCGAAACACTATGCCAGTTTTAATAAGCCGTATATCTAGGGGAAAAGGCTTAGATGCTACTTTAATCCAAATGCTAGCAGATCTGGAGCTATTTGGAAGTAGTCAAATTAAAAAGCGAGGCTACAAAACCGACCTTACTAAAAAGCTTGTAGAAAGCTTAATTAAAGCTCAAGTTGAGTTACTCATCATTAACGAGTTTCAGGAGTTAATAGAGTTCAAAAGCGTACAAGAACGGCAACAAATCGCAAATGGGCTAAAGTTTATTAGTGAAGAAGCCAAAGTGCCAATAGTACTGGTTGGTATGCCTTGGGCTGCAAAAATAGCTGAAGAACCTCAATGGGCTTCTCGCTTAGTTAGAAAAAGAAAACTCGAATACTTTAGCTTAAAGAACGACAGCAAGTACTTTCGCCAATATTTAATGGGTCTAGCGAAGAAAATGCCATTTGATGCGCCGCCTAAGCTTGAAAGTAGGCATACCGCTACGGCGCTTTTTGCAGCTTGTAGAGGTGAAAATAGAGCACTTAAACATCTACTGTTGGAGGCTTTAAAATTAGCATTGAGTTGCGATGAGTATCTTGAAAACAAACATTTGATTACTGCTTATAAAAAGTTTGATTTTTTTAATGATAAGGAAAAACTAAAATTAAAAAATCCTTTTAAACAAGATATTAAAGATATTGAAATTTATGAGGTGATCAAAAACTCATCTTATAACCCAAATGCATTAGACCCAGAAGATATGCTTACAGGTCGAAAATTCGCAATAGAAAAGTAA